In Streptomyces thermolilacinus SPC6, a single genomic region encodes these proteins:
- a CDS encoding flotillin family protein codes for MDAFTWGIGVLVAVVLLIAIAMLFVISRLFRKVEQGKALIVSKMRKVDVTFTGQVVLPVLHKAEVMDISVKTIDISRTGRDGLICRDNIRADIRISFFVRVNKTVEDVIKVAQAIGTARASDQRTLQDLFAAKFSEALKTVGKQLDFTDLYTKRDEFRDRIIEVIGTDLNGYSLEDAAIDYLEQTPLAQLDAANILDAQGIRKITELTAVEHVRTNEFRRTEEKEITRQNVDAREAILELERRQADAEIKQKREIETVRAREEAETARVVEEERLRAQSAFLKTEEQLGVQRENQAREVAVAQKNRERVIAIENERIEKDRLLEVIARERETELTRISAEKEVEAERREIAEVIRERVAVDRTVAEQEESIKKLRAVEEAERKRQAIVIAAEAEAQERLVKDIKAAEAAEQAAVHRAAEELTLAEARQKAADMDARAKVRLAEGIQAEAAAEGLAAVQVREKEADAIEKAGRAEAEATEARLRAEAIGTREKALAEATAIGEKLKAEAAGLTEKAAAMAALDEASRTHEEFRLRLEAEKDIRLAGLDVQRQVAEAQATVLATGLENADINIVGGESVFFDRIVQSVSLGKAVDGFVDSSHTARTLAGPWLDGSASFTEDLGRMLGSVSTADVRNLTVSALLMKLMPAGSGQLDELLGKARQLGLADMPVSELASLNGAAAAS; via the coding sequence ATGGATGCCTTCACCTGGGGTATCGGCGTGCTCGTCGCCGTTGTCCTGCTCATCGCCATCGCCATGCTGTTCGTGATCAGCCGGCTGTTCCGCAAGGTGGAACAGGGCAAGGCACTGATCGTGTCGAAGATGCGGAAGGTCGATGTGACCTTCACCGGACAGGTCGTCCTGCCGGTCCTGCACAAGGCCGAGGTCATGGACATCTCGGTCAAGACGATCGACATCAGCCGGACGGGCCGGGACGGGCTGATCTGCCGGGACAACATCCGCGCCGACATCCGCATCTCGTTCTTCGTCCGCGTCAACAAGACCGTCGAGGACGTCATCAAGGTCGCCCAGGCGATCGGCACCGCCCGGGCGAGCGACCAGCGCACGCTTCAGGACCTGTTCGCCGCCAAGTTCTCCGAGGCGCTCAAGACGGTCGGCAAGCAGCTGGACTTCACCGACCTGTACACCAAGCGCGACGAGTTCCGGGACCGGATCATCGAGGTCATCGGCACCGACCTCAACGGCTACAGCCTGGAGGACGCGGCGATCGACTACCTGGAGCAGACGCCGCTCGCGCAGCTGGACGCCGCCAACATCCTCGACGCCCAGGGCATCCGGAAGATCACCGAGCTGACGGCCGTCGAGCACGTGCGCACCAACGAGTTCCGGCGCACGGAGGAGAAGGAGATCACCCGGCAGAACGTGGACGCGCGCGAGGCCATCCTGGAGCTGGAGCGCCGCCAGGCCGACGCGGAGATCAAGCAGAAGCGGGAGATCGAGACCGTACGGGCCCGGGAGGAGGCCGAGACCGCGCGCGTGGTCGAGGAGGAGCGGCTGCGGGCGCAGAGCGCCTTCCTCAAGACCGAGGAGCAGCTCGGCGTCCAGCGTGAGAACCAGGCCCGCGAGGTGGCGGTCGCGCAGAAGAACCGCGAGCGGGTCATCGCCATCGAGAACGAGCGCATCGAGAAGGACCGCCTGCTCGAAGTGATCGCCCGCGAGCGGGAGACCGAGCTGACCCGCATCTCCGCCGAGAAGGAGGTCGAGGCGGAGCGGCGCGAGATCGCCGAGGTGATCCGCGAGCGCGTCGCCGTGGACCGCACGGTCGCCGAGCAGGAGGAGTCCATCAAGAAGCTCCGCGCCGTCGAGGAGGCCGAGCGCAAGCGACAGGCCATCGTCATCGCCGCCGAGGCCGAGGCGCAGGAGCGGCTGGTCAAGGACATCAAGGCCGCCGAGGCCGCCGAGCAGGCCGCGGTCCACCGCGCGGCGGAGGAGCTGACCCTGGCCGAGGCGCGCCAGAAGGCCGCCGACATGGACGCCCGCGCCAAGGTGCGCCTCGCCGAGGGCATCCAGGCGGAGGCCGCCGCGGAGGGGCTGGCCGCCGTACAGGTGCGGGAGAAGGAGGCCGACGCCATCGAGAAGGCCGGCCGCGCGGAGGCGGAGGCCACCGAGGCACGGCTGCGCGCCGAGGCGATCGGTACGCGGGAGAAGGCGCTCGCCGAGGCCACGGCGATCGGGGAGAAGCTGAAGGCGGAGGCCGCGGGCCTCACCGAGAAGGCGGCCGCCATGGCCGCTCTGGACGAGGCGTCCCGTACGCACGAGGAGTTCCGGCTCCGGCTGGAGGCCGAGAAGGACATCCGCCTCGCCGGGCTCGACGTACAGCGGCAGGTCGCGGAGGCGCAGGCGACGGTGCTGGCCACCGGGCTGGAGAACGCCGACATCAACATCGTCGGCGGCGAGTCGGTCTTCTTCGACCGGATCGTGCAGTCGGTCTCCCTGGGCAAGGCCGTGGACGGCTTCGTGGACAGCTCGCACACCGCGCGGACGCTGGCCGGGCCGTGGCTGGACGGCTCCGCGTCCTTCACGGAGGACCTCGGCAGGATGCTCGGCTCGGTGTCCACGGCCGACGTGCGGAACCTGACGGTGTCGGCGCTGCTGATGAAGCTGATGCCGGCCGGGTCGGGGCAGCTGGACGAACTGCTGGGCAAGGCACGGCAGCTGGGCCTGGCCGACATGCCGGTGTCGGAGCTCGCGAGCCTCAACGGCGCCGCGGCGGCGAGCTGA